The Petrocella atlantisensis genome has a window encoding:
- a CDS encoding type IV toxin-antitoxin system AbiEi family antitoxin domain-containing protein encodes MEIEKYKRIFDAQQGVIKLADFTAEGYHNTVLDRLINDGYVNKLKTGYYEWLYEEPVSEGVIIKKLFPEGIVCMDSALFIYDYTDKTPLTWHIAVSRNKSKSKYKIDYLPMKFYFIKEEFMKIGKSEVLFENQPLPVFDRERTICDIMRFERKMDKEVFNKAIKSYVNDSKRNITNLMDYAELMNIKKKVSSIMGMWM; translated from the coding sequence ATGGAGATTGAAAAATATAAAAGAATATTTGATGCCCAACAAGGTGTGATAAAACTAGCTGATTTTACAGCTGAAGGATACCATAATACAGTTTTGGATAGACTAATCAATGATGGTTATGTAAATAAGTTGAAGACAGGTTATTATGAATGGCTTTACGAAGAGCCTGTATCGGAGGGCGTGATCATAAAAAAATTATTTCCAGAAGGTATTGTGTGTATGGATTCGGCGCTTTTCATTTACGACTATACAGATAAGACACCGCTAACATGGCATATTGCAGTTAGTAGGAATAAATCGAAGAGCAAATACAAAATAGACTATTTACCGATGAAATTTTATTTTATTAAGGAAGAATTCATGAAAATAGGGAAGTCAGAAGTATTGTTTGAGAATCAACCATTGCCGGTATTTGATAGAGAAAGAACAATTTGTGATATCATGAGATTTGAAAGAAAAATGGACAAAGAAGTATTTAATAAAGCGATTAAATCTTATGTTAATGACTCAAAGAGAAACATTACAAATCTTATGGACTATGCAGAATTGATGAATATAAAGAAAAAAGTCAGTAGTATAATGGGGATGTGGATGTA
- a CDS encoding Smr/MutS family protein: MGKKEAVQLTIKKVLEPSCLNSAQIKKLVTYQIDAHDQINLKADLHGLTLEEVKTVIQLLVDSKKLKVRVLELVHGYNRGSVLKDYIETDFCHIRLENKIKGLSNEGITKLYLKPWHDVADLETKHKTKAKKSILDSNQIQEQTEDDISNLRLFELTMIKETIKRAKVHRSMTVEALEPFLYHENLDILMPLLGIGLNKEDLLFRIQNIYIYEGALIVMIKTKKMQLNDIKDLVTKLLKMKREQPIVLKLEHQSKWQVMIRDYIAINLKDEDEMLEKFDDCQTIIKLHPHMWNAF; this comes from the coding sequence ATGGGTAAAAAAGAAGCAGTTCAACTTACAATTAAAAAAGTACTAGAACCCTCCTGTCTAAATTCAGCTCAAATAAAGAAGCTTGTGACCTATCAGATTGATGCCCATGATCAAATCAATCTGAAAGCTGATTTACATGGATTGACTCTTGAAGAAGTAAAAACAGTCATTCAATTACTTGTTGATTCTAAAAAGCTTAAAGTGAGGGTTTTAGAGTTGGTCCATGGTTACAATAGAGGCAGTGTTCTTAAAGATTATATTGAAACAGACTTCTGTCATATTAGATTGGAGAACAAGATCAAAGGATTGAGCAACGAAGGCATTACTAAGTTGTACTTAAAGCCTTGGCATGATGTAGCTGATTTAGAGACAAAACATAAGACAAAGGCTAAAAAGTCTATTCTTGATTCAAATCAGATTCAGGAGCAGACCGAAGACGATATCAGTAATCTAAGGCTATTTGAATTAACGATGATTAAAGAAACAATCAAAAGAGCTAAGGTTCATCGTTCAATGACAGTTGAAGCGTTAGAACCTTTTTTATACCATGAAAATTTGGACATTTTAATGCCACTGCTTGGTATCGGTCTAAATAAAGAGGACCTACTATTTCGTATTCAAAATATATATATTTATGAAGGCGCGCTAATTGTTATGATTAAAACGAAAAAAATGCAATTAAATGATATTAAGGACCTCGTAACAAAATTATTAAAAATGAAAAGAGAGCAACCAATTGTCTTGAAACTAGAACATCAGAGTAAATGGCAAGTCATGATTCGTGATTACATTGCCATTAATCTTAAGGATGAAGATGAAATGTTGGAAAAGTTTGACGATTGCCAAACAATCATAAAGTTACACCCACACATGTGGAATGCGTTTTGA